The genomic DNA GCGCAATATGGCGTCACGCCCCATTTGGTTCACTTGTCCGGATCGGTGGAAGTCATGATTTCGCTGGGGATCGCCGATGCGATCGTCGACCTTGTCGAAACCGGCAGCACGTTGGCGGCCAACAAGTTACGGATCCTCGAAGAGATCGGCACCTACGAAACCGTCTTGATTCAGAACGGCAAGTGCCGCGATCGCGTGACGGCGGAGCGGATTGTTCGGCGACTCGAAGGGGTCGTGATCGCCCGCGACTTCTCGTTGCTGGAATACAACATTCCAAAATCGGCACTGAGCGCCGCCGAAAAGATCACCCCCGGCTTCAATTCGCCCACGATCAATCCGTTGGAAGATCAAGATTGGTGCGCCGTCCGCGTGATGGTCAAACGCAGCGGAGTGATCGACGCGATGGAACAACTCGAAACGCTTGGCGCGTCGGCGATCATGGAGACTGAAATCACCAATTGCCGGCTGTAGTCGCGACCAGCGACACCGCCCCCTCACCATCCATCAGGCCAGCCCTTCATCGGCTGGCTTGGAACGATTTGTGAATCCCCTTGCAACGGCTTGCATTGCGGATCACAGCAAGCGCGGCGATCGACAACGATCGCGCCGTTGCTTGTGTCCCCCAGGAAACCCTTCAGGAGAATGACACCTTGGCTAGCCCTTCACGAAGCGGCGTTTTTGATTCAGCATCCGACTCGCGGCTTGAACAGTTTTGCGAAAGCATCAGCTTCGACCGTCGACTCTACGAAGTCGACATCGAAGGTTCCTCGGCGCACGCGCAGATGCTTGCGGTACAAGGTCTGATCTCGGGAAAAGAATGCGATCAGATCATCGAAGCGTTGGAAGCCATTCGTGGTGAATTGGATGCCGACACGTTGCCGATGCGAACGGAATTGGAAGACGTTCACATGCACGTCGAACAAGCCTTGATCGACCGCTTGGGCGATGTCGGCCGCAAACTGCACACCGCCCGCAGCCGCAACGATCAGGTCTCCACCGATTTCCGACTGTGGATCCGTGCCCAATTGGATTTGGTCGACGGGCTGTTGGCCGATCTTCAACGCGCCTTCCTGGGACGCTGCGAAGCCGACTTTGATGTGATCCTGCCAGCCTACACGCACCTGCAACGGGCCCAACCGGTTTTGGCGAGCCACTACTGGTTGGCGTACATCGAGAAATTGGCGCGCGATCGTCAACGGCTCGCCGATTGCCGCAGTCGCGTGAATATTTGCAGCCTGGGCGTCGCCGCCGTTGCCGGGACCTCGATGGATATCGATCGCAAGTTCACCGCCGAAAAGCTGGGCTTTGACGACGTCACGCGGAACAGCCTGGACACCTCCAGCGATCGCGACTTTGTCGTCGAATCGGCGTTTGTGTTGACGATGATCGCACAACACCTGAGCGGTTGGTCGGAGGAATGGATTTTGTGGAGCACCGAAGAATTCGGGTTCCTGAAGATCCCGCATGCTTTCTGTACCGGCAGCAGCATCATGCCGCAAAAGGTCAATCCCGACGTGTTGGAACTGACGCGAGGCAAGACCGCGCGGGTCGTCGGCAATTTGCAGACCCTGTTGGTTTTGATCAAGGGATTGCCGTTGGCGTACAACCGCGACCTGCAAGAGGATAAGCCGCCGTTGTTCGATTCGTTCGACACCGTGATCGCGTGCCTTCAGTTGGCGATTCCCATCGTTTCGGGCAGCACCTTGCAACGCGACCGGATTGCGTCGCGGTTGGAACACGGGTACCTGGACGCCACGACGTTGATGGAATACCTGATGAAGAAGGGCTTGCCACAACGGACCGCCCATCATCTGGTCGGCTCGTTGGTCGGCGAAGCGATGAAACGCAAAATCCCGCTCAGCGAGATGCCTCTCGACGCGATGCAAGAAGCGGGCGTATCGGTCGACAATTCGATCTTCGACGTCTTAGGAACCGCCAACGCCGTGCGAGCCTACGTTAGCTATGGATCGTCGGCCCCCGAACAGGTCCGCCAACAGATGAAGTATTGGACGGCATTGCTGTCGTAGCAGCCAATGGCGACGCTGTAAGACGCCCCCGTTTTTAGCGGCATGCATGATCTCAATCGTGGCACATCAGGGCCGCGATGCGTGCGGTCGTTCGGAATAGTCCGATAAATTCGCCGCTCCGGCGGCGACTGGAAAACAGATCGAGATTCTCCGTAAAAATGGACTAGAATACGAGCATATCTTTCCACCTAAGGTCTGCCGTGTCATGAAGCGTCATTTTTTGATCGTTGTAATCGTCTGGATTTTTGTCGCGCCGCCAGCGATTCACGCTCAAGATCCGTTTGCCGCCCCGCCCGGCGGCGCGGATCCTTTTGGTGGCGGAGACGCTTTTGGTGCCGCCCCAATGCCCGCGGGAGACGCTCCCTTTGGTGCCCCCGCAGCTGCGGCGGACGCCTCGGGCGCTCCGGAAATCGAACCTCTTCCCGATCCATTGGTTCTGGAACTTCAACGCTATTCTCAAGGGGATAATCAGGAGCTGGCGTTGGCGATTCGTGGCGCCGTTCAAATCTCCGATTGGAACCAGGTGGCCGCGTTCCTCGATATTTTGAACGCCAAGCCGCTC from Rosistilla carotiformis includes the following:
- the hisG gene encoding ATP phosphoribosyltransferase yields the protein MGNNTNLRIGLPSKGRLSDLAGDLLKQAGLRFRRQNRSLFARVSDLPVDLIFLRTDDIPTLCAEGAIDMGITGSDLVDEAQADVSVRMPLGVGRCRLAICVPEDSPAESGKDLAGARVATSFPNISGNHLAQYGVTPHLVHLSGSVEVMISLGIADAIVDLVETGSTLAANKLRILEEIGTYETVLIQNGKCRDRVTAERIVRRLEGVVIARDFSLLEYNIPKSALSAAEKITPGFNSPTINPLEDQDWCAVRVMVKRSGVIDAMEQLETLGASAIMETEITNCRL
- the argH gene encoding argininosuccinate lyase, yielding MASPSRSGVFDSASDSRLEQFCESISFDRRLYEVDIEGSSAHAQMLAVQGLISGKECDQIIEALEAIRGELDADTLPMRTELEDVHMHVEQALIDRLGDVGRKLHTARSRNDQVSTDFRLWIRAQLDLVDGLLADLQRAFLGRCEADFDVILPAYTHLQRAQPVLASHYWLAYIEKLARDRQRLADCRSRVNICSLGVAAVAGTSMDIDRKFTAEKLGFDDVTRNSLDTSSDRDFVVESAFVLTMIAQHLSGWSEEWILWSTEEFGFLKIPHAFCTGSSIMPQKVNPDVLELTRGKTARVVGNLQTLLVLIKGLPLAYNRDLQEDKPPLFDSFDTVIACLQLAIPIVSGSTLQRDRIASRLEHGYLDATTLMEYLMKKGLPQRTAHHLVGSLVGEAMKRKIPLSEMPLDAMQEAGVSVDNSIFDVLGTANAVRAYVSYGSSAPEQVRQQMKYWTALLS